Part of the Candidatus Omnitrophota bacterium genome is shown below.
CGGTAATAGCTGGCGCATTGTATTATCCATAAGAAGCACAACGCGCAATATCAATGCTTTGGCAATGAATTTGTCCAATTACAATGTAGTTTATGCGGCCACAGATAATGGCTTATACCGCAGTAATAATTTAGGCGGGCGATGGGATAGAATATTTAGAGGCAAGAATAATTTAGAGAATCGATGCGCCGCTGTGTTGAATACTCCGGTTGCTCTATTTGTCGGCACAAGCGCCGGCCTTTTTATAAGCAGGGATAACGGCCGCAGCTGGGATAAAGAAAATAAAATAATCGGCAATACGGCCATTTTTAATCTTGATGCATTCACTCCGCATTCGATTATTTATTTAGCCGCCACCAGCGGTATATTTAAATCTTTAGATGACGGTAAAAACTGGGAGAGGATTTTTTTGAGTTATTCCCGGGAAGATAATAAGAATGAACCTGATGATGGAGAAACAAATGTTCCGGAAAAGTTATCTGACATCCGTTTTGTAAAAGCAGGTGTTAATAACGTAAACTTGGTATATTTTTCATGCAGCAAAGGAGTTTATCGGAGCCTGGATCAAGGCAGAAGCTGGGATAAATTATCCGAGTATGGTTTGTTAAACCGGGATGTGAAAATTCTTTGTTTATCGGGTAATTCCGAAATTTTTGCGCTTAGCCCATCGGGTATTTTTCTTTATGCAGATGAGCGTTGGAGAGAAGTTTCTTTCGGCTTATCCGGAGGTAAATTAAATTATTTTACGTTAGATAATCTGAATAATATTTATGTTGCCGCAGAGGCAGGAATATTTAGGGCTAATCAACATAACCAGCCAGCCTTTATGCGCCAGGCTTTAATTCAGGAGTGTCTTTTAGATGAGCCAAAAATAAAAGACGTGCAGGAGGCAGCGATAAAATACGCGGAAGTGGGCCCTGAAAAAATATCTCAGTGGAGGAAAAAAGCGGCAAAAAAAGCGTTATTGCCGCAGGTGAGCGTCGGCCTTGACCGCAACACAACTGATTTGTGGCATTGGGAGAGCGGTTCAACCACTAAAACCGACGATGATGTTTTACGGCGGGGCAGGGATAGCCTTGATTGGGATGTTTCTTTAAGCTGGGATTTAGGCAATTTGATCTGGAATGACGCCCAGACAAGCATTGATGTGCGGTCAAAGCTGATGGTCGAGCTGCGTGATGATATCTTAGATCAGGTAAACAAGCTTTATTTTGAGCGCTTGAGGATAAAATCTGAACTAAATAATTTAGCCATCGAAGATAGGAATAAAAGATTTGATAAACAGTTAAAACTTGAGGAATTAACCGCTTCCTTGGATGCGCTTACATCGGGATATTATTCAGAACAGCTGCGCAAGTTAACTCCTAAAGAACAGAGTTAACTCTTGATTTTCGTCTTTTGCTTCCGTCGCTGAAATTTTTCGCCGTGTGCTGCGGCTTACGGCTCCTTTCGGCAGCACAGTGTTCCTTACGTATAAAGGTATTGCCTGCACTCGCCGTAATTCCTTGCACACGTTTGCCGAAAAATTTCTAATGCGCCTCCAGCAAAAGCCGGAAATCTTATAGCGGGTGACGATGGCTGGATTTGAGGCCACTTCAGGTGGCCGAAAAACAGTCATCGGCAGGACCCGCCTAAGTCTGATTTTCCTTGCAATTGTCAAATCTTTGTGATAATTTAAATAAACCTGCCAATTTTATTAACCCTTTTAATGCGAAGGATCAAAGTTATGAGTACGTTACATTTTACGGACGCCAATTTCAAGAAAGAGGTACTGGAGTCGGATCTGCCGGTTTTAGTTGATTTTTGGGCTGCTTGGTGCGGCCCGTGTAAGATGGTTGCTCCTTTTATCGATGCCTTGGCCAAGGAATATTCCGGAAAAATGAAAATCGGTAAACTGGATGTTGATTCCAATTCTAAAGTGGTGACTCAATACGGGGTAATGTCAATACCGACGATAATATTTTTTAAAAACGGTAAAGTTATGAGCCAGCTGGTTGGGGCGGTAAGCAAGCTTGATTTGAAGCATAAAATAGAAGAAAACCTTTAATGCGCAAGATTTTCATTGCCGCGACCAAACAAAATGACGGCAAGACTACGGTTTCCCTGGGAATAATCAGGAACCTGCAGCAGAAATTCGGTAAGGTCGGTTTTATCAAACCTATCGGCCAAAGGTATCTTGAGGAAGAAGGGCTAAAAATTGACGAAGATTCGATCCTTATCGAGGAGGTTTGCGGGATAAAATGCGGGCTTAAAGATATGAGCCCGATTGCGGTAGAAAAAGGTTTTACCGAAAAATATATCGCCAAGCCGGATAAAAATAATATTTCCAAACAGATTCAGGATTCTTTCCGCAGGATTTCTAAAAACCAGGAGTTGGTGGTAATCGAAGGGACAGGCCATGCCGGAGTGGGTTCGGTATTTGACCACTCTAATGCGACTGTCGCCAAGCTTTTGGGTTCCAAGGTAATTATTATTTCTTCCGGTGGAGTGGGCCGGCCGATAGATGAGATAATTTTAAATAAGGCACTTTTTGAAAAAGAAGGAGTTAAAGTTTTAGGGGTAATTATAAATAAGGTCCTTCCCGGAAAATTCGAAAAGATTAACCGCCTGGTAAGAAAGGGCTTAGAGAGAAAAGGGGTGGATGTGTTGGGGGTGCTTCCTTATGACCCGATGCTGGCAAGGCCCTCGATTGAGCAGATTTTGGAAGAAACAGATTTTGAAGTTCTCTGCGGAGAGCAATATTTAGAACGCTCGGTGGCAAAGGTGATTGTCGCGGCAATGGAGCCGCGCGATGCGGAGCGCTATATCAGCGAAGATAGCCTAATGATTACTCCCGGCGACCGGCAGGACATGATTAATATTGCCCTTAATTGTTTCCGTGATTCCAGCAATAAAAGATTAAAGATTTGCGGGATAGTTTTAACTTGCGGCATTACTCCGCAAGGGCCGATTATGGAACTTTTAGCAAAAGCCGAGATTCCGGTTTTATTGGCTAAATCTGACACCTATGATGTGGCTACTTGTGTGCATGATCTAACGGTAAAGATCAGGCCATGCGATACCGAAAAAGTTAATGCGGTAGTAAAATTAATGAAAGAGAATGTGGATTTCAATAAAATTTTGAAAGGGATTTAAGATGGATGCTGTCATGAGGATTAGGAAGCTGGCGAAAAGAAAAAGCAAAACGATAGTTTTGCCGGAATATGATGATGACCGGACGCTTGAGGCCGCCCGGATTATTGAAAAGGAGAAATTGGCCAAGCCTTTGGTTTTGACTCCGGAGATGGTCGATAAGAACGAATTAGAGCGTTATATCGAGGAGTATTATAAATTATATCAGTCAAAAGATATTGATCTGGAGACGGTTAAAAAACTTTTTTCAGACAATCTTTATTACGCGGCGATGATGACCCGGGAAGGGAAGGTTGATGGTTTGGTCGCCGGAGCAATCCATACTACCGCGGATATGGCCCGCGCTTGTATCCGCTGTATCGGTTTAGAGGAAAGGTTTACCATTGCTTCAAGTTGTTTCATTATGGATGTGCCTAACTGCCAGTATGGCGATAACGGCACATTTATTTTTGCCGATTGCGGAATTATTCCTGATCCTAATGCCCGCCAGCTATCCTGCATTGCTTTAACTGCCGCGGAATTGGCGGCTAAAGTTTTGGATCTTACTCCGCGCGTAGCTTTTTTAAGTTATTCCACCAAAGGATCGGCAAAAACAAAGTCCGCCGAAAAAATCAGCCAAGCTTTGGCTTTACTCAGAGAGTTATCGCCAAAGATATTAGCTGACGGAGAAATACAGGCGGATGCGGCAATTGTTCCGGAAGTGGCCAAGATAAAATGCCCGGATAGCCCGATTAACGGAGAGGCTAACGTGCTGATTTTTCCAAACTTAGAAGCCGGTAATATCGGCTATAAGCTTGTGCAACGGCTAAGCGGATGCCGGGCAATCGGGCCTTTATTTTTAGGTTTAAATAAACCGGCAAGCGACCTGTCGCGCGGCTGTTTTGTCGAAGATATCGTGGATAGCGTGGCAGTCACGGCAATCAGGGCGCAATAATGAAGATACTGGTAATTAATAGCGGAAGCTCATCGATTAAATATAAACTTTTTGATATGCCTTCCCAGCGCCTGATTACAAAGGGAATAATCGATCATATCGGTGAAGAAGGCTCAAAGTTTAGCAATCATTACTCAGGTTTAAAGATTATACTGGAGGAGATTAAGTCGGTGGATGCGGTGGGCCATCGCGTAGTTCATGGCGCGGAAAAATTTAAAAAGCCCGCACTGGTTGACCAAAACGTAATTAAGGGGATTAAAAAATGCTGCGCGATCGCTCCTCTGCACAATCCGGCTAATTTATCCGGGATACTTGCCTGCCAAAAACTTTTGCCCGGAATAAAACAGGTTGCGATTTTTGATACTGCGTTCCACCAAAGTATTCCGGAATATGCTTATATTTACGGGTTGCCGTATGAGTATTATCAAAGGTTAGGGGCCCGAAAATATGGTTTTCACGGTACCAGCCACGAATATGTTGCCGCCGAGGCCGGCCGCATTTTAAAGAAACCGCTGAATAAGTTAAAGTTGATTACCTGCCATCTGGGCAATGGTTGTAGCATCACTGCTGTTGATAATGGTAAATCCGTTGATACCAGTATGGGTTTTACTCCTTTAGAGGGGTTAGTGATGGGCACCCGCTGCGGCGATACGGATCCGGCCTTAATTACCCATATTATGCGCAAGAAAAAATTAGACACCAAACAAATGGATCGTATTTTGAACAAAGAAAGCGGCTTAAAAGGGAT
Proteins encoded:
- the trxA gene encoding thioredoxin encodes the protein MSTLHFTDANFKKEVLESDLPVLVDFWAAWCGPCKMVAPFIDALAKEYSGKMKIGKLDVDSNSKVVTQYGVMSIPTIIFFKNGKVMSQLVGAVSKLDLKHKIEENL
- a CDS encoding AAA family ATPase, encoding MRKIFIAATKQNDGKTTVSLGIIRNLQQKFGKVGFIKPIGQRYLEEEGLKIDEDSILIEEVCGIKCGLKDMSPIAVEKGFTEKYIAKPDKNNISKQIQDSFRRISKNQELVVIEGTGHAGVGSVFDHSNATVAKLLGSKVIIISSGGVGRPIDEIILNKALFEKEGVKVLGVIINKVLPGKFEKINRLVRKGLERKGVDVLGVLPYDPMLARPSIEQILEETDFEVLCGEQYLERSVAKVIVAAMEPRDAERYISEDSLMITPGDRQDMINIALNCFRDSSNKRLKICGIVLTCGITPQGPIMELLAKAEIPVLLAKSDTYDVATCVHDLTVKIRPCDTEKVNAVVKLMKENVDFNKILKGI
- a CDS encoding phosphate acyltransferase is translated as MDAVMRIRKLAKRKSKTIVLPEYDDDRTLEAARIIEKEKLAKPLVLTPEMVDKNELERYIEEYYKLYQSKDIDLETVKKLFSDNLYYAAMMTREGKVDGLVAGAIHTTADMARACIRCIGLEERFTIASSCFIMDVPNCQYGDNGTFIFADCGIIPDPNARQLSCIALTAAELAAKVLDLTPRVAFLSYSTKGSAKTKSAEKISQALALLRELSPKILADGEIQADAAIVPEVAKIKCPDSPINGEANVLIFPNLEAGNIGYKLVQRLSGCRAIGPLFLGLNKPASDLSRGCFVEDIVDSVAVTAIRAQ
- a CDS encoding acetate kinase — translated: MKILVINSGSSSIKYKLFDMPSQRLITKGIIDHIGEEGSKFSNHYSGLKIILEEIKSVDAVGHRVVHGAEKFKKPALVDQNVIKGIKKCCAIAPLHNPANLSGILACQKLLPGIKQVAIFDTAFHQSIPEYAYIYGLPYEYYQRLGARKYGFHGTSHEYVAAEAGRILKKPLNKLKLITCHLGNGCSITAVDNGKSVDTSMGFTPLEGLVMGTRCGDTDPALITHIMRKKKLDTKQMDRILNKESGLKGISGISNDMRLLEEKAGAGNKRAKLALDIFVYRIRKYIGAYLSVLGGLDALIFTAGIGENQANIRDNICRGLFNCLGKKPKIMVIPTNEELMIARQTFKLITKG